Within the Saccharopolyspora gloriosae genome, the region CTGCGACTCGGTGGCGGCCAGCACCTGCAGGGTGCGCGCGCGATCACTGGCGGAGATCCCGGTGCTGACGCCTTCGGCGGCGTCCACCGCGACGGTGTAGGCGGTGCCTTTGCGGTCCTGGTTGGAGTGGTACATCGGCGGTAGGTCCAGCCGGTCGCAGTCCTCGCCGGTCATGCCGACGCACAGGTAACCGGAGGTGTAGCGCACCATGAACGCCACGAGTTCCGGCGTCGCCTTCTCGGCGGCGAAGATCAGATCGCCTTCGTTCTCGCGATCCTCGTCATCGACCACGATCACCGGGCGGCCCGCCGCTATGTCGGCCAGGGCACGCTCGATGTCGTCGAACCTGTTGCTCACCGTGTCCGTGCTCTCTCACTCTGGGGCTGCGGCGTCGCTCGCAACGCCCGCCCTCGGTTCGGCCTGCCGGGGCGATTCCGCGCCCGGCACCGTCATTGTCCTCTCGCGTCCCCGATCCTGGTGCTCCGCTCGGAGGAGATCGTCGTGGGTCACGCCCCGGATCGCCCGACGCGGAACTGATCCAGCTGCGCGGCGGCGAGTCGTTCCAGGTGCTTGGCCAGCACGTCCACCTCGATGTTGACCTCTTCACCCGGTTGGCGCACCCCCAAAGTGGTGAGTTCCCGAGTGGTGGGAATCAGCGCGACGCTGAACTCGGTGGATCCCGCGTCCACCACGGTCAGCGAGATTCCGTCGACCGTGATCGAGCCCTTCTCCACCAGGTAGTGCGACAGCTCCGCTGGCAGCTCGAAGCGGGTGAGGTCGTCGCCGGAGTCGCGCAGCACCGCGGTGCCGTCCACGTGCCCCTGCACGATGTGCCCGCCGAGCCGGTCACCGAGCGCCATCGCGCGCTCCAGGTTCACCCGATCTCCGGCGCCGATGTTCTTGATCGCGGAGCGGCGCACCGTCTCCTGCACGACGTCCACGGTGAACCGGCCGCCGCCGGACTCCACCACGGTGAGGCACACGCCGTTGACCGAGATCGAGTCGCCGTGCTTCGCATCGGAGGTCACCAGCGGACCGTCCACGGTCAGCCGTACCCCGTCGCCGGTGTCCTCGACGGACACGACCGTGCCGAGTTCCTCGACGATCC harbors:
- a CDS encoding riboflavin synthase, whose amino-acid sequence is MFTGIVEELGTVVSVEDTGDGVRLTVDGPLVTSDAKHGDSISVNGVCLTVVESGGGRFTVDVVQETVRRSAIKNIGAGDRVNLERAMALGDRLGGHIVQGHVDGTAVLRDSGDDLTRFELPAELSHYLVEKGSITVDGISLTVVDAGSTEFSVALIPTTRELTTLGVRQPGEEVNIEVDVLAKHLERLAAAQLDQFRVGRSGA